The region AAGTTGCCACGTTAGCCAGTCGTATCAAAACCACCTCAGCACAATACGGCATGCCACTTGACCCTGAACGACGTATTTCCACGTTATCAACGGGTGAGCGCCAGCGCGTAGAAATTGTGCGCTGCTTGTTGCTTGATATTCAGTTACTGATTTTAGACGAACCCACTTCGGTGCTGACCCCGCAAGAAGTCACCGCCTTATTTGCCACATTGCGACAACTAAAAAAGCAAGGCTGCTCAGTGCTTTTTATTAGCCATAAACTGCATGAAGTTGCCGAGCTATGCGATAGCGCGACGATTTTACGCGCCGGTAAAGTCAGTGGTCATTGCTTTCCAAAACAAGAAACACCTGAAGCCATGGCGCGCATGATGGTCGGCAATGACACGCCCATTAGCAATGATAAGCAGCGCGCAGCACTCGGAAAAAACGCAGCAGACTTTGTTCGCGTGACGGGTTTATCTACCGAGCCAGAAGGGTTATTTGATGTCGCCCTTAGCGATATTAACCTCAATGTTAAACAAGGAGAGATTGTTGGTATTGCTGGTGTTGCCGGAAATGGTCAAGAAGAGTTGTTAAAAGCCCTTTCTGGAGAGCAAACGAATACTAAATCATCCGCCATTCATTTTGGCGATCACGTTGTTGATGGTATGTCGCCGCTCAAACGTCGGCGTTTAGGCTTGGCTTTTGTACCAGAGGATAGATTGGGGCGTGGTGCAGTCCCCGAAATGGATTTATGCCAAAACGCTCTACTCACTAGCTTTGACCATGGCTTAGTCGCCAACGGCATTGTTCGCCAAAGTAACATTAGAGCACTCGCCGACAAAATTATCGATAAGTACAAGGTCAAAGCGGCAGGACACCATAGCCAAGCGGTCAGCCTTTCAGGTGGTAATTTACAAAAGTTTATTATCGGCCGTGAAATCGAACAAACGCCTAAGTTTTTATTGATGTCGCACCCAACTTGGGGCGTTGATATTGGCGCACAAACCGCGATTCATCAGGCGATTATCAAGCTGCGCGATCAAGGTTGCGCCGTGTTAGTGATTTCTGAAGATTTAGACGAACTTTATAAAATTTGCGATCGCCTTGGCGCAATTTGTGATGGCAAGTTGTCCCCTTTCCTGCCTACTGACGATGTGCCACTGCCACTGTTAGGCCGATGGATGGCGGGTGACTTTGGCTCATCAGCATCAACTGCCCCCACAACGGCTGATGTGGTGCCATTGCCCGTTGAGCAACAAACCCCTTCAGGAGCACAATCATGATCCGTTTAGAAGCGCGTGTGCAGCACTCGACCTTATGGCGCTACAGCTCGCCGTTACTCGCGGTATTGTTAACCTTAATCACAGGTTACCTGCTGTTTGCTTCACTTGGCCAATCGCCGAGTGACGCCTTGTACACGTTTTTCATTGCCCCTGTCGCCGACTGGTATGGCGTTAGCGAGCTACTGGTGAAAACCATACCTATTTTACTGTGCGCTTATGGCCTTGCGCTTTGCTTTCGAGCATCGGTGTGGAATATCGGCGCAGAAGGCCAATTGTTAATGGGGGGCGTGGCCGCTTCAACGGTGGCTACCATGTTTGTTCACTCAGACAGTGCTTGGGCGATGCCATTAACCTTACTCGCCGGCATCGCTGGCGGTGTAGGCTGGGCTGGGCTAGCGGCTTTGATGAAGTTGCGCCTAAATACCAACGAAATCTTAGTCACCATTATGATGAATTATATCGCCCTGAATATCCTGCTGTGGGCGGTTCACGGCCCGTTAAAAGACCCAGACGGATTTAATTTTCCGGAAAGTGCGCTATTTGGCGACTCAACTTTGCTCCCCGTGTTGTTTGCTGATACTCGCCTTCACTTGGGGTTAGTGTTTTGCGCTATCGCCATGGCGTTAAGCTGGTTATTTATCAGTAAAAGTTTTCTTGGTTTTCAAACGCAAGTACTTGGCCAAGACCCTTCAGCAGCGAAAATGGCTGGCTTTAATCAAACGAAATTAGTGACCTTAGTATTGCTGATTTGTGGTGCATTAGCCGGACTTGCCGGCGCAGGGGAAGTGGCCGGCCCAATTGGGCAGCTAGTGCCACAAATTTCCCCCGGTTACGGTTATGCCGCCATTATCGTCGCCTTTTTGGGGCGCTTACATCCCGTGGGCATTACACTCGCTGGCCTACTCATGGGGTTAATTTATATGGGCGGGGAAATGGCGCAAATAGAGCTTGGTTTACCCAACGCCATTACCGGTATTTTCCAAGGCTTAATGCTGTTTTACTTGCTCTCGTGCGATGTGCTTATTCGCTATCGCGTGCGCTGGACTCAACCGACTACTAATTCAGCCAAGTCAGCCACAAGTGCTGAGTTCAAAACCGACGCTAAAGCCGAATTTCCTCACCTCTCTCAATCTCAACCTAAAGGCCAAACTAGCGCGCCTGCACGGGAGCAATAACGCATGGATATCGAACTTATTACCAATATATTGTACGCCACGATCCGCACAGGCACGCCACTATTGTTAGTCGCCCTTGGCGAGATTATTTGTGAAAAGAGCGGTGTCTTGAATTTAGGTCAAGAAGGCATGATGCTGCTGGGCGCCGTCGCAGGCTTTATTGCCATGTATCACAGCGACAGCTTTTTAATCGGCTTTGGCGCGGCGGCACTCACAGGGGTATTGATCTCACTGGCCTTTGCCTTTATTGCCTTACACTTAAATGCCAGCCAAGTTGCCGCTGGCCTTGCCTTGACGATTTTAGCCACCGGATTGTCCGCTTTTATTGGTGCAGACTACGAAGGGAAAACGGTCACCGCATTGCCATCGCTAACGATTGATGGCCTAGCCGCCATTCCCGTGATTGGCAAAGCCCTGTTTGCCCAAGACGCTATTGTGTATCTGAGCTGGATACTCGTTATCGCCGCTTACCTCTTCTTCAAACATCACAGAGCAGGTTTAGCCGTTCGCGCTGTGGGTGAAAATCCGAGTGTTGCCAGTAACTTAGGTTTGCCCGTTATGAGTATTCGCTATATCGCTGTGATGTTTGGCGGCGCATTGGCGGGTATTGCTGGTGCCTATTTATCTTTGGCCTACACCCCGCTATGGACAGAGAACATGACCGCAGGCCGAGGCTGGATTGCACTCGCGTTAGTGGTATTTGCCAGCTGGCGTGTTGAACGCGTTGTGCTTGGCGCTTACCTCTTTGGTTTCGCCAGCATTATGCACTTAGTGGCACAAGGTTTAGGGCTATCAGTTGATGGCAACTTGTTAGCCATGATGCCGTATGTTGCCACGCTAGTTGTTTTGATCCTATTGAGCCGAAATCCGCAAAAGCTGCGCTTATTTGAACCGATGTATTTGGCCAAGCCTTGGCACAAAGGGCATTAGGCGAATGTGACAGCAGTGCTTGTATGCGCAAATTAATCATTAAAAATTCCCTACAATGGAGCAGTAAACATGAAAAAAGTGATGAAAAAATTAGCCCTTGCCCTGAGCCTTGGTGTCGGCGTAAACGCTGGTTTAATGACGACCAGCGCCCACGCCGCACAAGAGAGTGTCAAAGTGGGGTTTGTCTATGTTAGCCCAACCGGTGAAGCTGGCTGGACGTATACCCATGATGAAGCGCGCTTATATTTAGAGGAAAAATTTGGCGACAAAGTGACCACCAGTTTTGTCGAAAATGTTGCCGAAGGCGCCGATGCTCAGCGTGTTATTACCCAAATGGCCAAAAGCGGTCACGACCTAATTTTCACCACGTCCTTCGGCTATATGAACCCAACCATTAAAGTGGCAAAGCGTTTTCCAAAAGTAAAGTTCGAACATGCTACTGGGTATAAACGTGCGAAAAACGTTGGCACTTACTTTGACCGTATTTATGAAGCGCGCTATTTAACCGGTGTTATCGCCGGGCATATGAGTAAAAGCAACACGGTTGGCTATATTGGCGCTTTTCCTATCCCAGAAGTGGTGCGTGGCATTAACGCATTTACCTTGGGACTGAAATCAGTTAAACCCGATGCCAAGGTCAAAGTTGTTTGGGTAAATAGTTGGTTTGACCCAGGCAAAGAGCGCGAAGCGGCTGACAGCCTCATTGATCAAGGAGCCGATGTGATCACGCAACACACAGACTCTCCTGCCCCACTGCAAGCCGCCGAAGCTGCCGGCATTTACGCCATTGGCTACCACTCAGACATGAGCGAATACGGTAAAAACGCGCACCTAACCGCAGCGGTACACAATTGGAAAGAATTCTACGCCAAACGCGTTGCGCAAGTGCTAGACGGTAGCTGGCAATCAGAAGATGTGTGGCAAGGGATGGACGCCAATATGACACAACTGGCACCACTGAGTGACGCAATTCCGCCCGAAGTACAAGCGAAAATCCAATTGCTTTCGGCGCAAATTGCAGAGGGAAAACTGCACCCATTCACCGGCCCAATGGTCAACCAACAAGGTCAGCAAATTTTAGCCAAAGGCGAAGTGATGGACGACAACGCGCTGCGCAAAATGGACTACTATGTTGCTGGCGTTGAGGGCAAACTCAAGTAGTAAGGCGCGACAAGCACTATAATGAACAAAGCGCTATCGCGTATCATATAAGAAAAGCGGATGAGCCCGTGAATTCAACCGCTTTCTTATACTCGCACTGTAATTGCACCAAATTAAGCTTAGCTTTTGTATTTAACCGAACAGCCATAAGGCGGGGTCAGCTTTTTCCCCACTGGCGAACCTGTCATTAAACTTTGCATGCTCACTTCAACATAGTTAGTTGCTTTGGCGATATCTGCCGGGTTAGCTGACTTAATGCTGTCGATTGCACCAGTGTAGCGCAAGGTGCCTTTCGGATCGATGATGTACATGTGTGGGGTTGTTTTTGCCCCATAGAGTTTGCCAACATCACCACTTTCGTCGAACAATACATGGCTAGGTGACGCCTTGCGCGTTGCCGTTAGCTCATTCGCTTGTGTGGGGTTAACATGCCCCTGCTTGCCCGGTGCCGATGAAATGATCGACAACCAAACGACATCTTGAGCTGTGTATTTACGCTGCAAGGCCTGCATATTGTCACTCTCGTAATGTTTTTTCACGTAAGGACATAAATGGTTAGTCCATTCCAGCACCACGTATTTACCGGCAAAATCCGCTAAGTTCACCGTTTCGCCTTGGCTGTTGACCAGTGTAAAGTCAGCTGCGGGCGCATCCACTTTAATGGCTGCCATTGCTGCAGGCGTTAACACGGTCAATAATGCCATCACTGCCAGTGCAAATAATACGGGTTTAATACTTTGCCATTTAATGGCTCTCGTTGGTGCGGCAGAGATAAAATCATTTTTACAAAGATACATAACTAAGCTCCTGTTGTGCTTGTTGTATTGCGCTGATCACAATATTGGGGGTTAACACTTGTGGTAGCACTTGCTCTTTGCCAGCACCAGCATAAACCACATACAAAGGCACTCCAGAGCGTTGATACCGCGTTAAAAATGCTAAAATTTCGCTGTTTTTGTTTGTCCAATCACCAACGAGATAATGGACATTTTGTTGCTGCAATAGTGCTAGCAAATCCTCGTCACGAAAAGCAACTTGCTCATTTACTTTACAGGTAATACACCAATCAGCAGTCATATTAACGACGACAACTTGGTTGTTATTACGCAGTTGAGCTAATTTTTGTTCGCTAAACGCATGCCCTATGTTAAGGCTTTGTGCGCCAGTGCCATCTTGATATTGCACACTCGCGATATCTGCGCCGTATTCACTACCTTGTTGGCTTGAATAACCGGCAATCACGAAAGCGGCAAGCACTGCTAGATGAGACTCTTTGCCGACGCTTTTACTGGCCAGCCATAAGCACAGCGTAAACATCAACAAACCAGACAACAACCACAATTGCCCTACGCTGTTGGTTTGTCCGAGAAACACCCAAAGCAGCCAAATAACCGTGGCGAGCATGGGAAATGCCAGAAACTGCTTAAAGGTTTCCATCCAAGCGCCGGGTTTAGGTATAAGGGAGGCAAAACGGGCAGAAAATGAAAGTAGCAGCATCGGCAAGGCAAAGCCTATCGCCAATGCCGTAAAAATAAGCACTGTGTTGAGCGCAGGGCTTACCATAGCAACACCTAGCGCTGTTGCCATAAAAGGAGCTGTGCAAGGTGATGCAACGATAACGGCAAGTACGCCAGTAAAAAACTGACTAGCGACACTGTTACCTTGCGTGAGTTTCTCGCCAAAGCCAGCCAAGCCAGCACCATTTGGGGCGACATCGAGTAGCATTAGGGCGATAAATACAAACAAGAAACACAAGGCGGCAATAACTAATGGCTGCTGAAGGTGAAAGCCCCAACCGATGGCTTCACCACTGGCTTTTAATCCTAAAATGACACCCGCAAACAACCAAAAACTCACTAAAATACCGAGCAAATACCCCCAATGATGCTTGCTTGTGGATGGTTCATCACCTTTATTCACCGCTAACGCCATTGCTTTTAGCGACAGTACCGGCAGTACACACGGCATAATGTTGAGCATTAATCCACCGATAAAAGCGAAAAGCAGCATTAGCCAAAAGGGCTGTGCTGTTGAGTTCACCCCTTTAGCAGAAGCCGCCAGCACAGCACCACTTGCATCGTTAAACGTTGCAGTCAGGTAATAGCCTGCTGCGCCGTCAGTTAATAAAAACTCA is a window of Thalassotalea euphylliae DNA encoding:
- a CDS encoding ABC transporter ATP-binding protein codes for the protein MNNKNRLHMRGISKSYPGCLANDNIELQIKHSEIHALLGENGAGKSTLMKILYGVVKPDRGDILWNGRRAVISEPADARALGIGMVFQHFSLFESLTITENIALALGEQAGQVATLASRIKTTSAQYGMPLDPERRISTLSTGERQRVEIVRCLLLDIQLLILDEPTSVLTPQEVTALFATLRQLKKQGCSVLFISHKLHEVAELCDSATILRAGKVSGHCFPKQETPEAMARMMVGNDTPISNDKQRAALGKNAADFVRVTGLSTEPEGLFDVALSDINLNVKQGEIVGIAGVAGNGQEELLKALSGEQTNTKSSAIHFGDHVVDGMSPLKRRRLGLAFVPEDRLGRGAVPEMDLCQNALLTSFDHGLVANGIVRQSNIRALADKIIDKYKVKAAGHHSQAVSLSGGNLQKFIIGREIEQTPKFLLMSHPTWGVDIGAQTAIHQAIIKLRDQGCAVLVISEDLDELYKICDRLGAICDGKLSPFLPTDDVPLPLLGRWMAGDFGSSASTAPTTADVVPLPVEQQTPSGAQS
- a CDS encoding ABC transporter permease — its product is MIRLEARVQHSTLWRYSSPLLAVLLTLITGYLLFASLGQSPSDALYTFFIAPVADWYGVSELLVKTIPILLCAYGLALCFRASVWNIGAEGQLLMGGVAASTVATMFVHSDSAWAMPLTLLAGIAGGVGWAGLAALMKLRLNTNEILVTIMMNYIALNILLWAVHGPLKDPDGFNFPESALFGDSTLLPVLFADTRLHLGLVFCAIAMALSWLFISKSFLGFQTQVLGQDPSAAKMAGFNQTKLVTLVLLICGALAGLAGAGEVAGPIGQLVPQISPGYGYAAIIVAFLGRLHPVGITLAGLLMGLIYMGGEMAQIELGLPNAITGIFQGLMLFYLLSCDVLIRYRVRWTQPTTNSAKSATSAEFKTDAKAEFPHLSQSQPKGQTSAPAREQ
- a CDS encoding ABC transporter permease; translation: MDIELITNILYATIRTGTPLLLVALGEIICEKSGVLNLGQEGMMLLGAVAGFIAMYHSDSFLIGFGAAALTGVLISLAFAFIALHLNASQVAAGLALTILATGLSAFIGADYEGKTVTALPSLTIDGLAAIPVIGKALFAQDAIVYLSWILVIAAYLFFKHHRAGLAVRAVGENPSVASNLGLPVMSIRYIAVMFGGALAGIAGAYLSLAYTPLWTENMTAGRGWIALALVVFASWRVERVVLGAYLFGFASIMHLVAQGLGLSVDGNLLAMMPYVATLVVLILLSRNPQKLRLFEPMYLAKPWHKGH
- a CDS encoding BMP family ABC transporter substrate-binding protein; the encoded protein is MKKVMKKLALALSLGVGVNAGLMTTSAHAAQESVKVGFVYVSPTGEAGWTYTHDEARLYLEEKFGDKVTTSFVENVAEGADAQRVITQMAKSGHDLIFTTSFGYMNPTIKVAKRFPKVKFEHATGYKRAKNVGTYFDRIYEARYLTGVIAGHMSKSNTVGYIGAFPIPEVVRGINAFTLGLKSVKPDAKVKVVWVNSWFDPGKEREAADSLIDQGADVITQHTDSPAPLQAAEAAGIYAIGYHSDMSEYGKNAHLTAAVHNWKEFYAKRVAQVLDGSWQSEDVWQGMDANMTQLAPLSDAIPPEVQAKIQLLSAQIAEGKLHPFTGPMVNQQGQQILAKGEVMDDNALRKMDYYVAGVEGKLK
- a CDS encoding redoxin domain-containing protein — encoded protein: MYLCKNDFISAAPTRAIKWQSIKPVLFALAVMALLTVLTPAAMAAIKVDAPAADFTLVNSQGETVNLADFAGKYVVLEWTNHLCPYVKKHYESDNMQALQRKYTAQDVVWLSIISSAPGKQGHVNPTQANELTATRKASPSHVLFDESGDVGKLYGAKTTPHMYIIDPKGTLRYTGAIDSIKSANPADIAKATNYVEVSMQSLMTGSPVGKKLTPPYGCSVKYKS
- a CDS encoding protein-disulfide reductase DsbD family protein — its product is MNRPITFLLCILFFIAPATLVSLPAKAFQLATQDLRLIIAKLPDSSTAKGPHIEVALLSEHNEITQKSGDGTQWLGILLSPDDNWHTYWRNAGDSGEAPQVRWQSSADIEFGDIQWPLPEQIPVAHLMNYGYSGDTLLMVPFVVKGELSRQQSITITADLSWLVCQEDCIPGWASLTIELPTSDNALPSAYAVLFEQTRARLPTTHWLSAQYEITQEHLTLAAEIPYPSNWQLLPFRSDLIQHSSAQQWLQTDNHDKANVLLKKSDYFSLGEEPIEFLLTDGAAGYYLTATFNDASGAVLAASAKGVNSTAQPFWLMLLFAFIGGLMLNIMPCVLPVLSLKAMALAVNKGDEPSTSKHHWGYLLGILVSFWLFAGVILGLKASGEAIGWGFHLQQPLVIAALCFLFVFIALMLLDVAPNGAGLAGFGEKLTQGNSVASQFFTGVLAVIVASPCTAPFMATALGVAMVSPALNTVLIFTALAIGFALPMLLLSFSARFASLIPKPGAWMETFKQFLAFPMLATVIWLLWVFLGQTNSVGQLWLLSGLLMFTLCLWLASKSVGKESHLAVLAAFVIAGYSSQQGSEYGADIASVQYQDGTGAQSLNIGHAFSEQKLAQLRNNNQVVVVNMTADWCITCKVNEQVAFRDEDLLALLQQQNVHYLVGDWTNKNSEILAFLTRYQRSGVPLYVVYAGAGKEQVLPQVLTPNIVISAIQQAQQELSYVSL